In the Wyeomyia smithii strain HCP4-BCI-WySm-NY-G18 chromosome 2, ASM2978416v1, whole genome shotgun sequence genome, one interval contains:
- the LOC129724367 gene encoding uncharacterized protein LOC129724367 isoform X1 has translation MLPQKINSKGKRSSILKKRPSVGLGSTESSPSETTGLQKTAKRIGFNPKKSVKEFFATDETATVWCNSYELSADGTPPHFTINETTLKDDTKTELSQSTLVGNCGPDKENVIETRGISPNNSSIWNLSLSGCEEERRRLKCDTTVNSSVLNATERLIQEPTAPKARMALRPKQVDIFTDSIAMDVSPVKCDGKTGSPRKTIYFHPKENMFVTIDDVVPVANQNPAKSLNDTDIYFAPEGNFPSGSKANDSRSSKILFQISNTSIPWRNRSIQTEPRPSLVAPDKQSVAVNADLSAGWSSHVAGPGDSWISRKTFGNSQFDISEAWNSHPAAALKLKLLQQASSPGQSGQPFSDEGGGIGTIEDADSTIAITRTVAKMLGPGSAPISLESTRYGEVDDMVNNIHQEAMETSFEADHNGKCASVNITAFPEESITDVKIPSNALSRSRPSINPSIIFLDESVYPSQEMIVSSHGRTSQTRKPKLAVTSRSNAFDVQDDINQGVAGNNITLFDVSSIGKTLPPLHGYRRTILDEETIITDDQLLKSAATASELPSPRHTSYDVGNENRKPPRQTTYDGFEMDETNLDKENLKPQRYTTYDCIAMDESNANKENRKLPRETTYDNCQMDVSNANRENHKPSRQTTYGGFEMDESKVDKENLKLPRQTIYDCIAMDESNVNKQNYEAPRQTIYGNFEMDESNAENYKPPIQAIHNNFEIYESSVNKDNLKPPRQTLYDGLEMDETNMNKENLKPPRQTTYNCDTMDESNANKENYKAPRQTIYDNFGMDESNVDKENYTPPTQAIHDKFEIYESNVTKENLKPPRQTFYDGLEMDDTNVNKENHKPLIKMEEVRLDLPDLVFARNSVGLDLVPEAAPQLESGRPKIHRIPPRVLNHNFGSTTENVEKKSIEIFVDYPDQPELQSKKLVTLKTIDLTNDDSPPKQSEESRGQVQPRGTIHHPDMAIDLTGEDENIAQSVMRRTDHRQLDITTASSSNTQHLINNVTLESLPTKKQVRSTILVDEQMELSPVERRTGASRKTIVCNELVKPDANTLEKPQPQLKTEIYDSIDLTQDDNPEEQVPESSKQHPRETIYQDYTIDVTCRDKNVAQSSPSRRTNCLQPDISMGSPMFTSSRIKRDTILTTGIMENDEDLVTLPVNKHLQPTILCDEPLELCPMEPRTGSLEDLRKIQTRKTIVVDETMEFVPASPPVSQKCTPPNNSRKTMLQVVDMEQSPPIKNKPSGKAVGASRLTVMVPQNMDESSEDISSTNANLENMMHQRKTICLATDMEQSPKEVSVQKFRQNYRETILNRESMDQTLSSNARPGISQSPKHSSQRVTTYDVEGIDETRCINRTASPLLHSSKHNEHTRSPAAQRLSNLGLKSEEMILQPPIRQTCFTVQDMDQSNTPAVQTEDVNIAGKQIRQTLFEPIDMEDTIASPHHRLEMSIRFSEEKLRDKQSTAIIKLSDFRPTTYAAENMDETLCEPIQENCATLQKIVQRSSRRTNAEPYDMEQSFRAVSNRCDSMTSKMLQSSPLRNASKVDQKLMNSTRPSIVHTAHLEQPNVDESLKLQVSKQSPASRQTLCNRSCQTSFNVTGFEKSNINQSRPVVNENDKPEESCHKTRRTVFPADDVDETCLSRHLGAVDSSNMNLCANVTSNKARQTIFPRDDMEQTTVDIQQYCKPVLKNRQTLLIEDNMNETLLRQQSVKFNGTVLPTETTMRIAEDVEEKANVENPTNEQIKIVNRMSSKVRQTIFPRDDMEQTTVDIQQYCKPLLKNRQTMLVEDNMNETLPRQKSVKFNGEMQPIETDSCQNGNVEEEDMVKHPTNKHLETEQQSTSTNRSTRKILTESCDMDHSMLVNSMNVSVIKSPKSLKPAVQSRKFIDIRDNADDQSDSAIDVATPLEAQRDGKTDFSFTIPQLPSDSMLRSTALIPQSRANSQGLKAVTNMLQSDEGNATITDFFTAVKGIAGPSVAMHDLSEIAGLEPAAAKELRPSSFAIPMETITSVELKELNEPSFSQPTSLAVSVIQETPKKAGPMPVRRSRGTIFDRMSMELDESGPIQCEQPHVESENEEDKPVSGAKIATENVRKGIEQLITNGHDSSEEEFYDAEAEQVEQIPKVAERPVHVACEEKRILNGEICGYLQSNQTQHKPDQTMNVSMSDQTSVNLKTLNFVDVDELEQTTNPAQKRQLSRISKSVLQELKQDPLNVSISEDYPMKKRKTSIRSRSPVAPDDETKHTASDEIPEQRREPRKSMKRVTFHQSVAQSPKVEENIRSSMESAEVVVPEIETVTIKKEQDTRVENYESNAEQSRMGFTMLTDPSVFIVEESDMLANESNVSLVSSPNVPDASSRHCTLKVEDTFYNEYAHLTVNVDQEDSVDCVTISDDSVTEPAQTPATIVAEKKPLKLSDLSEQIMKTRPSIELNSTVASEIMYELRQQAIEAKKPCCSFRNNCRCRERRTVATAKRDNISEISASWRSNFDRMLGMVVDIPPFDLPLNDRLQEIMNRPAPALSLPCLEQQAAHLMTTPSILGPCEISRRVVPFRDASRKVFNACNLPRTPSVMILLANKLKSERYRWFLDATNECRTYLTLRHTVLRTVQFKVSLQKPLPWYGNDDDVRITGLECMQCVERLIPSPRLLLAHNEFMLIVQQTNLTQLISHCLSLAKLISLVNQLNALVEQALRRVDQLYRIVRNNGALLEILGDSSRLRVFTVYEYERDEAIHWNRASVQFDTIDRIDRSCVSFHKNSPHEDALFPTEPQCGRAGARGLVFLECLLWNIEKSSIDS, from the exons ATGCTTCCGCAAAAAATTAATTCTAAGGGAAAACGATCATCG ATTCTCAAGAAACGCCCGTCGGTTGGGTTGGGTAGTACGGAGTCCAGTCCGTCTGAAACTACTGGATTGCAAAAAACTGCCAAACGGATCGGATTCAATCCGAAAAAATCAGTCAA AGAATTTTTCGCTACCGATGAAACCGCAACGGTTTGGTGCAATTCGTACGAGCTATCAGCGGATGGTACGCCACCGCATTTTACAATAAATGAAACCACACTAAAAGATGACACTAAAACTGAACTTTCTCAATCGACTCTCGTTGGCAATTGTGGCCCCGACAAAGAGAACGTTATCGAAACGCGAGGAATTAGTCCGAATAACAGCAGTATATGGAATCTTTCGCTTTCGGGGTGTGAGGAGGAAAGGCGCCGTTTGAAATGTGACACAACGGTGAACTCTTCAGTTCTCAATGCCACGGAGAGACTGATTCAAGAACCTACAGCGCCAAAGGCGAGAATGGCATTGCGACCCAAGCAAGTGGACATATTCACGGACTCGATCGCAATGGATGTAAGCCCGGTAAAATGCGATGGCAAAACGGGTTCGCCTAGGAAAACAATTTATTTCCATCCGAAGGAGAATATGTTCGTGACGATAGACGATGTTGTTCCTGTTGCGAATCAAAATCCTGCCAAGTCGTTAAATGATACAGATATTTATTTTGCCCCGGAAGGAAACTTCCCTAGCGGCTCGAAAGCAAACGATAGCCGGTCTAGTAAAATCCTTTTTCAAATCTCCAACACGTCAATTCCTTGGCGTAACAGGTCGATTCAAACAGAACCTAGGCCTTCGTTGGTAGCACCGGATAAACAATCAGTTGCAGTTAATGCGGATCTTTCAGCTGGTTGGAGTTCGCACGTAGCTGGACCCGGTGACTCATGGATCTCACGAAAGACATTTGGGAACAGTCAGTTTGACATATCGGAAGCATGGAATTCTCATCCTGCTGCGGCGCTCAAGCTTAAGTTGCTTCAGCAGGCATCGAGCCCGGGTCAAAGCGGGCAACCGTTTTCCGATGAAGGCGGAGGAATCGGAACTATCGAGGATGCTGATTCTACCATCGCAATCACCCGAACGGTGGCAAAGATGCTGGGCCCGGGGTCAGCACCTATTTCGCTGGAGAGTACTCGTTACGGCGAAGTGGACGATATGGTGAAT AATATCCACCAAGAAGCTATGGAAACGTCGTTTGAGGCAGATCACAACGGAAAATGCGCCTCCGTAAATATCACTGCTTTTCCGGAAGAATCCATAACCGACGTAAAAATTCCCTCAAATGCTCTTAGCAGATCGCGACCGTCGATTAATCCTTCAATAATTTTCCTGGACGAAAGTGTTTATCCATCTCAGGAAATGATTGTTTCTAGCCATGGGCGTACGTCACAAACCAGGAAACCTAAGTTAGCGGTAACAAGTAGGAGTAACGCGTTTGACGTTCAAGATGATATAAATCAAGGTGTAGCTGGGAATAACATTACGCTATTTGATGTTTCATCGATAGGGAAAACTCTACCGCCGCTGCATGGTTATAGACGGACGATTCTGGATGAAGAAACAATAATAACTGACGATCAGCTCCTGAAAAGTGCGGCAACAGCCTCCGAACTTCCTTCACCACGGCATACAAGCTATGATGTTGGAAACGAAAATCGTAAACCGCCAAGACAGACAACATACGATGGTTTCGAAATGGATGAAACAAATTTGGACaaagaaaatctaaaaccaCAAAGATATACTACATATGATTGTATAGCAATGGATGAATCAAATGCTAATAAGGAAAACCGTAAACTACCAAGGGAGACAACTTATGACAATTGCCAAATGGATGTATCGAATGCGAACAGGGAGAATCATAAACCGTCAAGACAAACAACATATGGTGGTTTCGAAATGGATGAATCAAAAGTGGACAAAGAAAATCTAAAACTACCAAGACAGACCATATATGACTGTATCGCAATGGATGAATCaaatgttaataagcaaaattatgAAGCACCAAGACAAACAATTTACGGCAATTTCGAAATGGATGAATCAAAcgccgaaaattataaaccACCAATACAAGCAATTCATAACAATTTCGAAATATATGAATCAAGCGTGAACAAGGACAATCTTAAACCGCCAAGGCAGACATTGTATGACGGTTTAGAAATGGATGAAACAAATATGAACAAAGAAAATCTAAAACCCCCAAGACAGACCACATATAATTGCGATACAATGGATGAATCAAATGCTAATAAGGAAAATTATAAAGCGCCAAGGCAGACAATTTACGACAACTTTGGAATGGATGAATCAAATGTTGATAAGGAAAATTATACCCCTCCAACACAAGCAATTCATGACAAATTCGAAATATACGAATCAAACGTTACCAAGGAAAATCTAAAACCACCAAGGCAGACATTTTATGACGGTCTCGAAATGGATGATACAAACGTTAACAAAGAAAATCATAAACCATTGATTAAAATGGAAGAGGTGCGTTTGGACTTGCCGGATCTTGTATTTGCCCGGAACAGTGTCGGATTAGACCTTGTCCCCGAGGCGGCTCCTCAATTGGAATCGGGTAGGCCGAAAATTCATAGAATTCCTCCTAGAGTATTGAACCATAATTTTGGTAGTACgacggaaaatgttgaaaagaAATCAATTGAAATATTTGTCGATTATCCTGATCAACCTGAACTGCAATCTAAGAAGTTAGTTACCTTGAAAACGATAGATCTCACGAACGACGATAGCCCGCCGAAGCAATCTGAGGAAAGTCGAGGGCAGGTGCAGCCTCGGGGAACGATTCATCATCCAGACATGGCGATCGACCTTACCGGGGAAGACGAAAATATTGCACAATCAGTTATGCGCAGAACGGATCATCGCCAGCTTGATATAACCACGGCAAGTTCTTCTAACACGCAGCATTTGATCAACAATGTGACACTGGAATCGTTGCCAACCAAAAAACAGGTTCgttcaacgattctggtcgatGAGCAGATGGAGCTGTCTCCGGTGGAACGTCGTACAGGAGCGTCACGGAAGACAATTGTTTGCAATGAATTAGTGAAACCAGATGCCAATACTCTAGAAAAACCACAGCCGCAGTTGAAAACGGAGATTTATGATTCGATAGATCTGACGCAGGATGACAACCCAGAGGAACAAGTTCCGGAAAGCTCGAAGCAGCACCCTCGAGAAACAATTTATCAGGATTACACGATTGATGTTACTTGTAGGGATAAAAATGTCGCACAATCTTCCCCATCACGTAGAACCAATTGTCTCCAGCCTGATATTTCGATGGGAAGTCCTATGTTCACGAGCTCTAGAATAAAAAGAGATACTATTTTGACGACCGGAATCATGGAGAATGATGAGGACTTGGTGACGTTGCCTGTCAATAAACATCTGCAACCAACAATCCTATGCGATGAACCATTAGAGCTGTGCCCAATGGAACCTCGTACTGGATCGTTAGAAGATCTTAGAAAAATTCAAACGCGGAAAACAATAGTTGTCGATGAAACCATGGAATTCGTTCCGGCTAGTCCTCCTGTTTCCCAAAAATGTACTCCACCTAATAATAGCAGAAAAACAATGCTTCAGGTTGTTGACATGGAACAATCGCCCCCTATTAAAAATAAACCGAGTGGAAAAGCTGTGGGGGCATCGCGGTTAACGGTTATGGTCCCACAAAACATGGATGAAAGCAGTGAAGATATTTCCTCAACAAATGCAAATCTAGAGAATATGATGCATCAACGCAAAACCATCTGCCTCGCGACTGATATGGAACAAAGTCCAAAGGAAGTGTCCGTTCAGAAATTTCGACAAAACTACCGGGAAACCATCTTAAATCGTGAGAGTATGGACCAAACGCTATCTAGCAATGCCCGCCCAGGAATATCACAATCCCCGAAACACTCTTCACAGCGAGTGACAACATACGATGTAGAGGGTATAGACGAAACTAGGTGTATCAATAGAACAGCTTCTCCGTTGCTTCATTCCTCGAAACACAATGAACACACGCGATCTCCAGCTGCTCAGCGTTTGTCCAACCTAGGATTGAAATCAGAAGAAATGATTCTACAACCCCCAATTAGACAAACCTGCTTCACGGTACAAGATATGGACCAGTCGAATACCCCAGCGGTACAAACAGAGGATGTTAACATCGCGGGTAAACAAATTCGACAAACATTGTTCGAGCCAATCGATATGGAAGATACTATTGCTTCACCCCATCATCGACTTGAAATGTCAATCCGTTTTTCAGAAGAGAAATTACGTGATAAACAAAGTACCGCCATAATTAAACTTTCTGATTTTCGTCCGACAACTTACGCTGCCGAGAACATGGATGAAACGTTGTGTGAACCTATTCAAGAAAATTGtgcaactttgcagaagattgTCCAGCGTAGTTCAAGGCGCACAAATGCTGAACCGTACGATATGGAGCAATCATTTCGAGCTGTTTCTAACAGGTGTGATTCAATGACAAGCAAAATGCTGCAATCATCCCCGTTGCGGAATGCAAGTAAAGTTGATCAGAAGCTTATGAATTCTACTCGGCCAAGCATTGTTCATACAGCGCATCTAGAACAACCGAACGTAGATGAAAGTTTGAAGCTTCAAGTTTCAAAACAGTCTCCGGCTTCTAGACAAACTCTCTGCAACCGATCGTGCCAAACGAGTTTCAATGTAACtggtttcgaaaaatcgaacatAAATCAATCTCGACCAGTAGTAAATGAGAATGATAAACCAGAAGAAAGCTGTCACAAAACTCGTAGAACTGTTTTCCCTGCGGATGATGTCGACGAAACATGTTTGTCAAGACATTTAGGTGCTGTCGATAGTAGCAATATGAATCTATGCGCCAATGTAACGTCAAATAAAGCGCGACAAACAATTTTCCCTCGGGACGATATGGAACAGACGACAGTTGATATTCAGCAGTATTGCAAACCAGTACTAAAGAATCGTCAAACTCTGCTAATCGAGGACAACATGAATGAAACACTACTTAGACAACAATCAGTCAAATTCAACGGAACAGTCCTCCCGACGGAGACCACCATGAGAATAGCTGAAGATGTCGAGGAAAAGGCAAATGTAGAAAATCCAACgaatgaacaaataaaaattgtcaatcgAATGTCCAGCAAGGTGCGACAAACTATATTTCCTCGGGACGATATGGAGCAGACGACAGTTGACATTCAGCAATATTGCAAGCCACTCCTTAAGAATCGCCAAACTATGCTGGTTGAGGATAACATGAATGAAACATTACCAAGACAAAAATCAGTCAAATTTAATGGAGAAATGCAGCCGATTGAAACTGACTCCTGTCAAAACGGCAATGTCGAGGAAGAAGATATGGTAAAACATCCAACAAACAAACATCTAGAAACAGAGCAGCAATCAACGTCTACGAACAGATCAACTCGAAAAATTCTTACTGAATCTTGTGATATGGATCACTCCATGCTTGTCAATTCGATGAACGTGTCGGTTATAAAGTCACCTAAATCTTTGAAACCTGCAGTGCAATCGCGGAAATTCATCGATATTAGAGACAATGCAGATGATCAATCAGACTCCGCTATTGACGTTGCGACTCCTCTAGAAGCCCAGCGCGATGGTAAGACTGACTTTTCTTTCACAATTCCCCAACTGCCTAGTGATTCTATGTTGCGAAGTACGGCTCTAATTCCACAGAGTAGAGCGAACAGTCAAGGTTTAAAGGCCGTGACCAACATGCTTCAGTCGGATGAAGGCAATGCAACCATCACAGATTTCTTTACAGCTGTGAAGGGAATTGCCGGTCCATCTGTCGCGATGCATGATTTAAGCGAAATTGCAGGACTTGAACCGGCAGCTGCCAAAGAGTTGCGGCCTAGCAGTTTCGCGATACCCATGGAAACAATTACTAGCGTTGAGCTGAAGGAACTGAACGAGCCATCCTTTTCGCAACCCACGTCACTTGCTGTATCGGTTATACAAGAAACGCCGAAAAAAGCTGGACCTATGCCGGTGCGGCGCAGTCGAGGGACGATTTTCGATCGAATGTCGATGGAGCTTGATGAGTCTGGACCCATACAATGTGAGCAGCCTCATGTGGAGTCCGAAAACGAAGAG GACAAACCCGTCTCTGGTGCAAAAATAGCAACGGAAAATGTCCGTAAAGGTATCGAGCAACTGATAACTAACGGCCATGACTCTAGCGAAGAAGAGTTTTACGATGCTGAGGCAGAACAGGTAGAACAGATCCCGAAAGTAGCGGAGAGACCTGTGCATGTAGCTTGTGAAGAAAAGCGAATTCTTAACGGCGAGATTTGCGGATATCTGCAATCAAATCAAACCCAGCACAAACCAGACCAAACGATGAACGTGTCGATGTCTGATCAAACCTCAgttaatttgaaaacattgaACTTTGTTGACGTAGACGAGCTTGAGCAGACAACAAACCCAGCTCAAAAACGGCAACTCTCAAGAATATCGAAATCCGTACTACAAGAACTGAAGCAGGATCCGTTGAACGTATCTATCTCCGAGGATTATCCtatgaaaaagagaaaaacctCGATTCGATCACGATCACCAGTAGCTCCCGATGACGAAACTAAGCATACTGCCAGTGACGAAATTCCTGAACAGAGGCGCGAACCTCGAAAATCAATGAAACGAGTTACATTCCATCAATCGGTCGCTCAGTCTCCTAAGGTAGAAGAAAACATTCGATCATCGATGGAATCGGCAGAAGTAGTAGTACCAGAAATAGAAACGGTTACTATTAAAAAAGAACAAGATACACGAGTCGAAAATTACGAAAGTAACGCAGAGCAAAGCAGAATGGGTTTCACAATGCTCACAGATCCTTCTGTGTTCATCGTGGAAGAGAGCGACATGTTGGCAAATGAATCCAATGTTTCTTTAGTAAGTTCACCTAACGTACCGGATGCTAGTTCGAGACACTGTACGTTAAAAGTTGAAGACACATTCTACAATGAGTATGCTCACCTTACAGTGAACGTAGATCAAGAGGACAGCGTAGATTGTGTGACTATAAGTGACGACTCAGTGACCGAGCCTGCACAAACGCCTGCGACAATAGTAGCAGAGAAAAAGCCGTTGAAACTATCAGATCTCTCTGAACAAATTATGAAAACGCGACCCTCGATAGAGCTGAACTCTACTGTTGCAAGCGAAATTATGTACGAGCTTCGACAGCAGGCGATTGAGGCTAAAAAGCCATGCTGCAGCTTCCGTAATAACTGCCGGTGTCGGGAAAGGCGGACAGTTGCGACAGCAAAGCGAGATAATATTTCCGAAATAAGTGCAAGTTGGAGGAGTAATTTCGATCGGATGTTGGGAATGGTTGTTGATATTCCACCTTTTGATTTACCATTAAACGATCGTCTGCAAGAAATTATGAATCGCCCAGCTCCTGCCCTTTCACTGCCATGTTTGGAACAACAGGCCGCCCATCTGATGACGACACCATCTATTTTGGGTCCTTGTGAGATCAGTAGAAG aGTTGTGCCCTTTAGAGACGCCTCCCGCAAAGTGTTTAATGCCTGCAACCTCCCTAGAACGCCCAGTGTGATGATACTTCTTGCTAACAAATTGAAGTCGGAACGTTACCGTTGGTTCTTGGATGCTACCAATGAATGTCGGACGTACCTAACACTGCGACATACAGTACTGCGGACAGTGCAGTTCAAAGTTTCACTTCAAAAACCACTGCCATGGTATGGTAACGATGATGACGTTCGGATAACAGGTCTCGAATGTATGCAATGTGTCGAGCGGCTAATTCCGTCTCCTAGGCTTTTGCTGGCGCATAACGAATTCATGCTAATAGTACAGCAAACAAACTTAACTCAATTAATTTCGCACTGTTTGTCTTTAGCGAAGTTGATAAGTCTAGTTAATCAGTTGAATGCCCTTGTTGAGCAGGCCTTGAGACGGGTGGACCAACTGTATCGAATTGTTAGGAACAATGGAGCTCTTCTAGAAATACTTGG agattcTTCTCGATTGCGCGTCTTTACTGTGTATGAGTACGAAAGGGATGAAGCAATTCACTGGAACAGAGCGTCTGTACAATTCGACACCATCGATCGAATAGATCGAAGCTGTGTGTCGTTTCATAAAAATTCGCCCCACGAAGATGCTCTATTTCCAACGGAACCGCAATGTGGTCGGGCAGGTGCTCGAGGTTTAGTGTTTTTGGAGTGTTTGTTGTGGAACATCGAGAAATCGTCCATCGATTCTTGA